One Geitlerinema sp. PCC 9228 genomic window, CGTCAAGCCCATTTAGACGGCTTGCGAGCGCAAAAAGAAGCTGGAACCCTCATCACCCTAGGACCCACCAAAGACAACACCAAAGTATTTGGCATCTACGAAGCCGACAGCGAAGAAACCGTTCGCCAGCTCATCGAGTCGGACCCCTACTGGCAAAACGGCATTTGGACCGCATACGAAGTTAAAGAATGGATTCAGGCCTTTTAGCACTCAGCTGCCAGCTAACTTGCTACTCGAACAGAAATCTCTACAATTTAAAAGTATAGAGACTGTCGGCAAAAAGGAGCTAACCCAATTTATGAAACGCCGTTCTTTTCTCAGTTACTTTGGCTTGGGTTGGTTGGTTGCCTTCCTACCTAGCTTGATAGCCGCTTGCACCCCTGGCAACCAGCAAAATCAAACCC contains:
- a CDS encoding YciI family protein — translated: MPKYIMWGSYCENALEKRTPYRQAHLDGLRAQKEAGTLITLGPTKDNTKVFGIYEADSEETVRQLIESDPYWQNGIWTAYEVKEWIQAF